In Xylanibacter ruminicola 23, a single genomic region encodes these proteins:
- the nrdG gene encoding anaerobic ribonucleoside-triphosphate reductase activating protein: MIRVLDIIEDTMVDGPGFRTSIYCAGCNHQCPGCHNPQSWAFDGGREMTTQQLMKIIVADPFANVTFSGGDPMYQAAGFAELARAIHQQTNKDIWCFTGFTFESLIQEDQRELLENIDVLVDGPFIERLKDPDLLFRGSSNQRIINVPASLYEGHVVLWKPDVSV; encoded by the coding sequence ATGATAAGAGTATTAGATATCATAGAAGATACAATGGTGGACGGGCCTGGGTTCAGGACGTCCATCTATTGTGCTGGATGCAATCATCAGTGCCCAGGCTGTCATAATCCGCAGTCGTGGGCATTTGATGGTGGCCGCGAGATGACCACACAGCAGCTGATGAAGATTATCGTGGCCGACCCCTTTGCCAACGTGACCTTCTCGGGTGGCGACCCGATGTATCAGGCTGCTGGCTTTGCCGAATTGGCACGCGCCATACACCAGCAAACCAATAAGGATATCTGGTGCTTTACAGGCTTTACGTTCGAGAGCCTGATACAGGAAGATCAGCGCGAACTGCTCGAGAATATCGACGTGCTGGTTGACGGACCTTTTATCGAGCGACTGAAAGATCCCGACCTGCTGTTCCGCGGCTCATCAAACCAACGCATAATAAACGTGCCCGCATCGCTTTACGAGGGGCACGTAGTATTGTGGAAGCCTGATGTTAGCGTTTAG
- a CDS encoding histidine-type phosphatase, with protein sequence MRKVVLFAFWALSVASVCGQNVRETLKRDFLKAGSNYYAYQGPTRELTPPPSGEKPFYISSYSRHGSRYLIKAEEYDYPYLVLLKADSLGKLTELGQKALRLLGYLRDDASGRYGDLTPLGAVQHQQIAQRMYDRFPEVFEGRSVIEAKSTVVIRCILSMQHELLQLAKNNPKLIFNTDASQHDMYYMNMQDSVLYKQRYSKKTQQAYRDFCAKYAIHKPAMGKMFNDSVYFNSEVDAYELNKAIFKIASSVQGTEMRELFSLFDIYTPDELYNNWLQANAFWYLSFGSNPYNGGKQPFTQRRLLQRIIEDADSCIIRPHPGATLRFGHETIILPLTCLLDLNGYGRTIRDLDRLDIDGWINFEVFPMAANIQFVFYRKDENDLDIIFKVLLNENEATLPIPTDIAPYYHYRDFREHYMKKINDYELKLAKSKR encoded by the coding sequence ATGAGAAAAGTGGTATTATTTGCCTTTTGGGCACTGTCGGTAGCCTCGGTGTGCGGTCAAAACGTTCGCGAAACGTTGAAACGCGATTTTCTGAAGGCTGGCAGTAACTACTATGCTTACCAGGGGCCAACACGCGAACTAACACCTCCGCCATCGGGCGAGAAGCCGTTTTACATCAGTAGCTATTCGCGCCACGGGTCGCGTTACCTCATCAAGGCCGAAGAGTACGACTACCCATATCTGGTACTGCTTAAAGCCGACAGTCTGGGCAAGCTTACCGAGTTGGGACAGAAGGCTCTGCGACTGCTTGGCTACCTGCGCGACGATGCGAGTGGCCGATATGGTGATCTGACCCCCCTGGGTGCCGTACAGCATCAGCAGATAGCCCAGCGCATGTACGACCGCTTTCCTGAGGTATTCGAGGGGCGCTCGGTTATCGAGGCCAAGAGTACGGTGGTTATCCGTTGCATCCTGTCGATGCAGCACGAGCTGTTGCAGCTGGCCAAGAACAATCCCAAGCTGATATTCAATACCGATGCCTCGCAGCACGATATGTACTACATGAACATGCAGGATTCGGTGCTGTACAAGCAGCGTTACTCAAAGAAAACCCAGCAGGCCTACAGGGATTTCTGCGCCAAGTACGCAATCCACAAGCCAGCCATGGGCAAGATGTTTAACGATTCGGTTTACTTTAACAGCGAGGTGGATGCCTACGAGCTTAACAAGGCCATTTTCAAGATTGCCTCGAGCGTTCAGGGCACCGAGATGCGCGAGCTGTTCAGTCTGTTCGACATCTACACCCCCGACGAGCTGTATAACAACTGGTTGCAGGCCAACGCTTTCTGGTACCTCAGCTTTGGCAGCAATCCCTACAATGGCGGCAAACAGCCGTTTACCCAGCGCCGCTTGCTGCAACGTATCATCGAGGATGCCGACAGCTGTATTATCCGCCCTCACCCGGGTGCCACGCTGCGTTTCGGACACGAGACGATTATCTTGCCGCTAACATGTCTGCTGGATCTTAACGGCTACGGCCGCACGATTCGCGATCTGGACCGTTTGGATATCGACGGCTGGATTAACTTCGAGGTGTTCCCCATGGCAGCCAACATCCAGTTTGTGTTCTACCGTAAGGACGAGAACGATCTTGACATTATCTTCAAGGTGCTACTTAACGAGAACGAGGCTACACTACCCATACCAACTGATATAGCACCCTACTATCACTATCGCGATTTCCGCGAACACTACATGAAGAAAATAAACGATTACGAACTGAAGTTAGCCAAGTCTAAACGCTAA